A genomic segment from Pseudalkalibacillus berkeleyi encodes:
- the sspK gene encoding small, acid-soluble spore protein K: MRNKAKNFPNRMSPNGEARAKDEYASKRANGTTQTQPQERMSRSNRT; encoded by the coding sequence ATGCGTAATAAAGCCAAGAACTTCCCTAATCGCATGTCTCCTAACGGCGAAGCCCGTGCTAAGGATGAATATGCATCTAAACGTGCAAATGGAACGACCCAGACTCAGCCTCAAGAACGGATGAGTCGCTCTAACCGTACCTGA
- a CDS encoding YfhH family protein: MSKLYSDMTEHEIDQEIRTMSEKMRKAEQIGMVNEVAVYERKIAMAKSYLLDPSDFHKGDVYELVGDPGSQFEISYMNGIFAWGYRDKAEDLEAFPISLLRKV, from the coding sequence ATGAGTAAATTATATAGCGATATGACAGAGCATGAAATTGATCAAGAAATCAGAACGATGTCTGAAAAAATGAGAAAAGCAGAGCAAATCGGTATGGTTAACGAAGTAGCCGTGTATGAACGGAAAATAGCCATGGCCAAAAGTTACTTGTTGGACCCATCGGATTTTCATAAGGGAGATGTATATGAGCTAGTAGGTGACCCTGGTAGTCAGTTCGAAATTTCTTATATGAACGGCATTTTTGCTTGGGGATATAGGGATAAAGCGGAAGACCTGGAAGCATTTCCGATCTCACTACTTCGCAAAGTGTAA
- a CDS encoding YfhJ family protein, whose amino-acid sequence MEETFHELAVELQNKNSTLTYEEARTWVEALWEDFESTRARAGRSYKGQDVTERIVKEWINRFGDKLHEYFSSNPKFQHLLKKGPKH is encoded by the coding sequence GTGGAAGAAACATTTCATGAATTAGCAGTAGAGTTACAAAATAAAAATTCAACTTTAACGTATGAAGAAGCACGCACATGGGTTGAAGCATTATGGGAAGATTTCGAATCGACAAGAGCACGAGCTGGAAGAAGTTATAAAGGTCAAGATGTGACTGAGCGGATCGTAAAGGAATGGATTAATCGATTTGGGGACAAGCTTCATGAGTATTTCAGTTCAAATCCAAAATTTCAACATTTATTAAAAAAGGGACCTAAACATTAG
- the pdaA gene encoding delta-lactam-biosynthetic de-N-acetylase, translating to MLVYMLVFSFFLSVPVSGQAYSNEKHNWFFKRSKDHQPATTEPEFIELLNKYNGYFIGDTSDKNLYLTFDNGYENGYTKKVLDVLKEKKVPAAFFVTGHYLEGQAPLIKRMVKEGHIVGNHSWHHPDMTTISETRLKEELSKVKVKYEAMTGRKDMVYLRPPRGIFSERTLALSEKEGYINVFWSLAYMDWVTDKQRGADYAYNSIMKQVHPGSIMLLHSVSKDNADALARVIDDLRKQGYTFKSLDDLVANDRIPNPITK from the coding sequence ATGTTGGTCTATATGCTCGTTTTCAGCTTCTTTTTATCTGTTCCGGTTTCTGGCCAAGCTTATTCAAATGAGAAACATAATTGGTTTTTCAAGAGAAGTAAGGACCATCAACCTGCGACAACGGAACCTGAATTTATTGAGCTTCTCAATAAATATAATGGCTATTTTATTGGAGATACAAGTGATAAAAACCTATATCTCACATTTGATAATGGATATGAAAATGGTTATACCAAAAAGGTACTAGACGTATTAAAGGAGAAAAAGGTGCCCGCAGCTTTCTTTGTTACAGGACATTATTTAGAAGGTCAAGCACCTCTCATCAAGCGAATGGTAAAAGAAGGGCACATCGTCGGGAATCATTCCTGGCATCATCCTGATATGACGACCATTAGCGAGACACGTTTGAAAGAAGAACTGTCTAAAGTAAAAGTGAAATATGAAGCGATGACTGGTCGGAAGGACATGGTGTATTTGCGACCGCCTCGAGGGATTTTCAGTGAACGGACGCTCGCACTTTCTGAAAAAGAAGGCTATATCAACGTCTTCTGGTCACTCGCTTACATGGATTGGGTAACTGACAAACAACGAGGTGCAGATTATGCTTACAATAGCATCATGAAACAAGTCCATCCCGGCTCGATCATGCTACTGCATTCTGTGTCTAAAGATAATGCTGATGCCCTTGCTAGGGTGATCGATGACTTAAGGAAGCAAGGCTATACTTTTAAAAGCTTAGATGACCTCGTAGCAAATGATCGAATCCCTAATCCGATTACAAAGTAA
- a CDS encoding metal-dependent hydrolase, whose product MDTGTHIVMGIALGGLATLDPVIANDPVSTQAVLVGTLIGSNAPDFDTVLKLRNNAVYIRNHRGITHSIPAVLLWPIIIAGGLELFMPAMNLLHVWLWTFLAVFLHVFVDIFNAYGTQALHPFSKKWIAHGMINIFDPFIFTAHIIGFILWYQGFHPGYTFLYIYSILIAYYIWRYIDKQQTIKMVKKEVPNATKVIISPTMRWSQKHVAVMSPGEFHVIEVKGNALTIHDVYDRKPVPNNPLINEAVKDSNLAAFLSFSPVYRWEAEETDEGYEVRFIDLRYRSKGHYPFVAVVQLDDELNIISSYTGWVYSEKTLRKKLHVATSN is encoded by the coding sequence ATGGATACGGGGACACATATCGTAATGGGTATCGCTCTCGGTGGACTCGCAACATTAGATCCTGTCATCGCGAATGACCCAGTCTCCACACAGGCTGTGTTAGTCGGGACTTTGATAGGATCGAATGCGCCCGATTTTGATACCGTACTTAAACTTAGAAATAATGCAGTATATATAAGGAATCATCGTGGCATAACGCACTCTATACCAGCTGTACTACTCTGGCCAATTATTATTGCTGGAGGATTGGAATTGTTCATGCCTGCAATGAACCTACTTCACGTATGGCTTTGGACGTTTTTAGCTGTCTTTTTACATGTGTTCGTTGATATTTTCAATGCATATGGAACGCAAGCCTTGCATCCTTTTTCGAAGAAGTGGATTGCACATGGCATGATCAACATATTTGATCCGTTTATCTTTACCGCGCACATTATTGGATTTATCCTTTGGTACCAAGGTTTTCATCCCGGTTACACCTTTTTGTATATATACAGCATTCTGATCGCTTACTACATTTGGCGCTATATTGATAAACAGCAAACGATTAAGATGGTAAAGAAGGAAGTTCCGAACGCCACAAAGGTCATCATTAGTCCAACTATGAGGTGGAGTCAAAAGCATGTTGCTGTGATGAGTCCCGGTGAATTCCATGTCATTGAGGTGAAAGGCAATGCCTTAACGATTCATGACGTTTATGACCGGAAGCCTGTTCCGAACAACCCGCTCATTAATGAAGCGGTTAAGGATTCAAATCTTGCTGCATTCCTCTCTTTCTCACCTGTATATCGCTGGGAAGCAGAAGAAACCGATGAAGGCTATGAAGTCCGATTCATTGACTTACGGTACAGGTCTAAAGGGCACTATCCATTCGTAGCTGTTGTACAGTTGGATGATGAATTAAACATTATCAGTTCCTATACCGGCTGGGTCTATAGTGAAAAAACACTACGAAAAAAACTACATGTAGCAACGAGCAACTAG
- the recX gene encoding recombination regulator RecX — MKITKITVQKKNKSRFNVFIDRGNGEEFGFGIDEEVYIQSKIRKGTELTEKEVKSLQLQDQFQKGLNMAMNYLSYRMRSMDEIRQYLIKKEFEPHTAESVIERIKELGYLDDMEFSKMFIRSKVMTTKKGPKALKQDLKQKGVDDLTIENALTIYTEEEQVDEATKLVEKKAKQSKKLSEHALKQKIGQVLQQKGYAWSIIEQAIDKASLSKDEDEEREALNLQAEKANRKYKQYSGWEYKQKMKQFLYRKGFPVNLIDEWLDENQDLNDQ, encoded by the coding sequence ATGAAAATAACAAAGATCACAGTGCAGAAGAAAAACAAAAGTCGATTTAACGTATTTATAGATCGGGGTAACGGAGAAGAGTTCGGCTTCGGGATAGATGAAGAGGTTTATATTCAATCAAAAATTCGCAAGGGAACGGAGCTCACTGAGAAGGAAGTTAAATCCCTGCAACTCCAGGATCAATTCCAAAAAGGATTAAATATGGCGATGAATTATCTATCCTACAGGATGAGATCAATGGATGAAATAAGGCAGTATTTAATAAAAAAAGAGTTCGAACCCCACACTGCCGAATCAGTTATTGAACGCATAAAAGAGCTTGGATATCTGGATGATATGGAATTTTCGAAGATGTTTATCCGCAGTAAGGTTATGACGACCAAAAAAGGTCCGAAAGCGTTAAAGCAAGATTTGAAGCAAAAGGGAGTCGACGATTTGACCATTGAAAATGCACTAACGATTTATACGGAAGAAGAACAAGTGGACGAAGCGACAAAGCTCGTTGAGAAGAAAGCGAAGCAATCTAAGAAGCTTAGTGAACATGCATTAAAGCAAAAGATCGGACAAGTACTTCAGCAGAAAGGTTACGCATGGAGCATTATTGAACAAGCGATAGATAAGGCCTCTCTCAGTAAAGATGAAGACGAAGAGAGAGAGGCATTAAATCTGCAAGCAGAGAAAGCGAACAGAAAGTACAAACAATATTCAGGTTGGGAATATAAACAGAAAATGAAGCAATTTCTTTATCGTAAAGGATTCCCAGTCAATTTAATTGACGAATGGCTCGATGAGAATCAGGATCTTAACGATCAATAA
- a CDS encoding GNAT family N-acetyltransferase — translation MLKKRELSDCHVLYELMVDPAVFPFVRHKANSVEEFLFLTKQTIEAEENGELISRTILDEWGSPIGTINLFDIESGCGFLGTWIGKPYHGKGYNHPAKEAFFNELFFEKDIQTIFMRIRKTNIRSERAALKIPYVSLANETRPDIYQQLNADGDVYNLFQVERDSYYMHTVREIAQTPVEDTILEA, via the coding sequence ATGTTAAAGAAACGTGAACTTTCTGACTGTCATGTTCTTTATGAGTTAATGGTGGATCCAGCGGTCTTTCCTTTTGTGCGTCATAAGGCCAATTCAGTTGAAGAATTTTTATTCTTAACGAAGCAAACGATTGAAGCAGAGGAAAATGGAGAGCTGATCTCACGAACGATCTTAGATGAATGGGGTAGCCCAATCGGAACGATCAATTTATTTGATATCGAGTCTGGATGCGGATTTCTTGGCACTTGGATCGGTAAACCCTATCACGGTAAAGGCTATAACCACCCCGCTAAGGAAGCCTTTTTCAATGAACTCTTTTTTGAAAAAGATATCCAAACCATTTTTATGCGAATTCGCAAAACGAACATACGCTCAGAACGTGCAGCTTTGAAGATTCCTTATGTTTCGTTAGCGAATGAAACACGTCCGGATATTTATCAACAGTTGAATGCAGATGGCGACGTTTATAACTTGTTTCAAGTCGAGCGAGACAGTTATTATATGCACACTGTCCGCGAAATCGCGCAAACACCGGTTGAGGATACGATTTTAGAAGCATAA
- a CDS encoding YfhD family protein, protein MGKDNRSRKQAKNKQNMAPDGRDVEFSQELADSEDLQAQERAKAAERRARRK, encoded by the coding sequence ATGGGAAAAGACAATCGTTCGCGCAAACAAGCAAAGAACAAACAAAACATGGCTCCTGATGGCCGTGACGTCGAATTTTCCCAAGAGCTTGCCGACTCTGAGGATCTGCAGGCTCAGGAAAGAGCAAAAGCGGCTGAACGTCGCGCTCGACGTAAGTAA
- a CDS encoding TIGR01777 family oxidoreductase, which produces MKIAISGGTGFVGAALTDQFIKQNHHVYVLTRNPTGKPEKENVTYIEWMHDNGELPTLSGIDAFINLAGETINGRWTDEKKEKILSSRIHATREILKIIERMESKPKVLINASAIGYYGTSKSKTFDEHTSTSGDDFLAHVTAEWEKEAMKAEQNGVRVVRTRFGLILAKNEGALPRMTLPYKLYVGGPIGSGKQWYSWIHINDVVGMIDHALNDDSLEGAVNATSPHPVQMDDFGKILAKTLNRPHWLPLPAFVLQIGLGEMSTLILEGQKVVPRKALDHQYKFMYPTLSSALAAIFDN; this is translated from the coding sequence ATGAAAATTGCCATTTCTGGTGGGACAGGTTTTGTCGGAGCAGCTTTGACAGACCAGTTCATAAAGCAGAACCATCATGTATATGTCCTCACCCGTAACCCTACTGGAAAACCTGAAAAAGAAAACGTTACATATATTGAATGGATGCATGACAATGGTGAGCTCCCAACACTATCAGGGATAGATGCATTCATCAATCTAGCCGGAGAAACGATCAATGGCCGATGGACAGACGAAAAGAAGGAAAAGATATTATCTAGTCGAATACATGCAACACGTGAAATTTTAAAGATCATAGAGCGCATGGAATCTAAACCCAAAGTATTAATCAACGCATCAGCCATCGGTTATTATGGGACTTCGAAATCGAAGACATTCGATGAACATACGAGCACCTCTGGAGATGATTTTCTCGCCCATGTGACTGCTGAATGGGAAAAGGAAGCCATGAAAGCTGAACAAAACGGAGTGAGAGTTGTCCGGACTCGATTTGGGTTGATTTTAGCCAAAAATGAAGGCGCGCTCCCGAGAATGACGCTTCCTTATAAACTGTATGTTGGTGGACCAATTGGCTCTGGTAAGCAGTGGTACTCGTGGATACATATTAACGACGTAGTTGGGATGATTGACCACGCACTGAACGATGATTCTTTGGAAGGTGCTGTCAACGCAACATCCCCTCACCCTGTTCAGATGGATGACTTCGGAAAAATTCTAGCGAAAACATTGAATCGACCACATTGGCTCCCTCTTCCGGCTTTTGTTTTACAGATCGGATTAGGTGAAATGAGTACGCTCATATTAGAAGGGCAAAAGGTAGTTCCCCGAAAAGCATTAGATCACCAGTACAAGTTTATGTACCCAACATTATCATCTGCCTTAGCAGCGATTTTTGACAATTAG
- a CDS encoding SDR family NAD(P)-dependent oxidoreductase: MMNVLITGAGTGLGKSLALQYGKNGNHVYLIGRRLEPLEEVVQSIKSAGGHATPLTCDITDFDEVEQKINSVVQNTPIDLLINNAGTGIFGPLNTYRSDDIDQMFATNVKGTIHMTRAILPTLVEQGNGQVMNIISTAGLRGKKNESVYVASKFAVRGFTESLIKELEGTAIKMTAVYMGGMDTPFWDETDHIDDRSRLKSPDEVAQLIVEQNSGQAEIFIDR, encoded by the coding sequence ATGATGAATGTTCTCATTACAGGAGCTGGCACAGGATTAGGTAAAAGCCTTGCACTCCAATATGGAAAAAACGGTAACCATGTGTATCTTATTGGCCGCCGTTTAGAGCCTCTAGAGGAAGTCGTGCAATCGATAAAAAGTGCTGGTGGTCACGCTACACCTTTAACATGTGATATTACAGATTTTGATGAAGTTGAACAGAAAATAAATAGCGTCGTACAAAACACACCCATTGATTTGTTAATTAACAACGCTGGTACAGGCATATTTGGACCGTTAAACACCTATCGTTCAGATGATATTGATCAAATGTTTGCTACAAATGTGAAAGGGACCATTCATATGACAAGAGCTATCCTACCTACCTTAGTTGAACAAGGAAATGGTCAAGTCATGAACATCATCTCTACGGCAGGGTTACGTGGCAAGAAAAATGAATCCGTTTATGTTGCTAGTAAATTCGCTGTCAGAGGATTCACAGAAAGCCTAATTAAAGAGCTTGAAGGAACTGCAATCAAAATGACTGCGGTATACATGGGTGGCATGGATACACCATTTTGGGATGAAACGGACCATATCGATGACCGATCTCGATTAAAAAGTCCCGATGAAGTCGCTCAGCTAATCGTTGAACAAAATTCAGGACAAGCTGAAATCTTTATTGATCGTTAA
- a CDS encoding amidohydrolase, giving the protein MKTLFKNATLYPVTAETFQGDLLVENGKIISLERGIQIDEGTEVIDATGMHLLPGFIDVHTHLGLYDEGTGWAGNDANETNDPLTPHIRAIDGVHPLDIGFNDAIKFGITTAHVMPGSANVIGGQTAVIKTYGKNIEKMIIKEKAGLKIALGENPKRIHSGRHNDSITRMGIMGMLREEFYKALNTDNPECLRTAPILSVLKREMPVRIHAHRADDILSAVRFADEFNLDLRIEHCTEGHLIASELEGRDLQVSVGPTLTRKSKIELKNKTWQTYKVLNDHGIAVSITTDHPYVPIQYLNVCAAIAIREGLSVDQALRGITINPAVNLGINHQVGSLEVGKDADITLWNDHPFQFSAIPNLTMIDGQIVYQKSY; this is encoded by the coding sequence ATGAAAACATTATTTAAGAATGCCACATTATATCCTGTCACAGCTGAAACGTTTCAAGGTGACCTACTCGTTGAAAACGGTAAAATCATAAGCCTCGAACGCGGGATTCAAATCGACGAAGGAACAGAAGTCATTGATGCAACAGGCATGCATCTCCTCCCTGGTTTTATTGATGTTCATACCCATTTAGGACTGTATGACGAAGGTACTGGGTGGGCCGGTAATGATGCTAATGAAACAAATGATCCTTTAACGCCACACATTCGAGCGATCGATGGTGTACATCCTTTAGATATAGGTTTTAACGACGCCATTAAATTTGGAATTACTACCGCTCATGTCATGCCGGGGAGTGCAAATGTAATTGGCGGTCAAACTGCTGTTATTAAGACTTACGGAAAAAATATTGAAAAAATGATTATCAAAGAAAAAGCGGGTTTGAAAATTGCACTTGGAGAAAATCCGAAACGAATTCATAGCGGGCGTCATAACGACTCCATCACACGAATGGGAATCATGGGAATGTTGCGTGAGGAATTTTACAAAGCGCTCAATACAGACAATCCCGAATGTTTAAGGACTGCACCCATACTTTCAGTCTTGAAACGAGAAATGCCTGTTCGTATTCACGCTCACCGTGCTGATGATATATTATCAGCTGTCCGTTTTGCAGACGAATTCAATCTAGATTTGCGTATTGAACATTGTACAGAAGGGCATTTAATTGCATCAGAGTTGGAAGGTCGAGACCTTCAAGTTTCTGTAGGTCCGACACTCACTCGGAAATCTAAGATTGAGTTAAAGAACAAAACTTGGCAGACGTATAAAGTTTTGAATGACCACGGCATTGCTGTATCCATCACAACGGATCATCCATATGTACCTATCCAATACTTGAATGTATGTGCTGCAATTGCCATTCGAGAAGGACTATCTGTAGATCAAGCACTCCGAGGCATTACAATTAACCCAGCAGTCAATTTAGGTATTAATCATCAAGTTGGTAGTCTAGAGGTCGGAAAGGATGCGGACATTACGCTATGGAATGACCATCCATTTCAATTTTCAGCGATACCAAATCTAACGATGATTGACGGACAAATCGTTTATCAAAAATCGTACTAA
- a CDS encoding YpzG family protein: MAKDNRDPMHPNYEDPFQSPRANPKHSFNQVNGETQRSLHNHVLKVETRKRS, translated from the coding sequence ATGGCAAAAGATAATCGAGATCCAATGCACCCTAACTATGAAGATCCTTTCCAATCGCCACGCGCGAACCCGAAACACAGTTTCAACCAAGTTAATGGAGAAACACAACGGAGTTTGCATAACCATGTTTTGAAGGTAGAAACAAGGAAGCGCTCCTAA
- the rlmD gene encoding 23S rRNA (uracil(1939)-C(5))-methyltransferase RlmD, producing MKANETQLRVGDTIRVQIKRLGINGEGVGFYNKKVTFVTGALPGEIVIAKVIKPLPNRIEAETVTIQQQSEDRVKPPCPIYDECGGCQLQHLSYAAQLREKQDIVRQAFDRYTDYDAHHLPLKATIGMEDPWNYRNKSQFQVAKKGTSVLAGLYGIGSHKLIDLTNCMVQHPKTTQVTNTVKTILEDLNIPIYNEKKRTGIVRTIVTRVSFETENVQLVLITTQRDIPKKDILLAKIQEELPEVKSILQNVNGKKTSVIFGDETIHLEGDHTIQETLGDLSFELSARAFFQLNPVQTVKLYNEVRRAAKLTGEEKVVDAYCGVGTIGLWLAKRAGEIRGMDVIEDSIEDAEENAAKHGITNARYWTGKAEQLLPKWLKEGWKPDVIVVDPPRTGCDMTFLQTVKDIKPKKMVYVSCNPSTLAKDISYLSKHGFKIERLQPVDMFPHTSHVEVVATLVRK from the coding sequence ATGAAAGCAAATGAAACACAGCTCAGAGTAGGGGATACAATTCGTGTCCAAATCAAAAGACTTGGGATTAATGGTGAAGGTGTTGGGTTTTATAATAAAAAAGTGACGTTTGTGACGGGTGCGCTTCCAGGTGAAATCGTCATTGCAAAAGTCATTAAACCATTGCCGAACCGCATTGAAGCAGAAACAGTAACAATTCAACAACAATCAGAGGACAGGGTGAAGCCACCATGTCCGATTTATGATGAGTGTGGCGGTTGTCAGTTGCAGCATTTGAGCTATGCTGCTCAGTTGCGTGAGAAGCAGGATATCGTTCGACAGGCATTTGATCGGTATACAGACTATGACGCCCATCACCTGCCACTTAAGGCTACGATTGGAATGGAGGACCCATGGAACTATAGGAACAAAAGCCAATTCCAAGTCGCAAAGAAAGGGACTAGTGTCCTTGCAGGATTGTATGGAATTGGCTCACACAAATTAATTGATCTGACCAATTGTATGGTACAGCATCCTAAGACGACACAAGTCACAAACACCGTTAAAACGATTCTCGAGGATTTGAACATCCCGATTTATAATGAGAAAAAGCGAACAGGCATCGTTCGAACGATTGTCACTCGGGTTAGCTTTGAAACAGAAAATGTGCAACTTGTATTGATCACGACTCAAAGGGATATTCCGAAAAAAGATATCCTTTTAGCAAAAATTCAAGAAGAACTACCTGAAGTTAAATCAATTTTGCAAAACGTGAACGGAAAGAAAACCTCTGTCATATTTGGAGATGAGACGATTCATTTGGAAGGGGATCATACGATACAAGAGACACTTGGTGACTTGTCATTTGAATTAAGTGCAAGGGCATTTTTCCAACTCAATCCGGTTCAAACGGTTAAGCTGTATAACGAAGTTCGACGTGCTGCGAAATTAACTGGTGAAGAAAAAGTCGTGGATGCTTATTGTGGTGTAGGGACGATCGGGCTTTGGCTTGCAAAAAGAGCTGGAGAAATCCGAGGCATGGACGTTATAGAGGATTCGATCGAAGATGCAGAAGAAAATGCAGCTAAGCATGGTATTACAAATGCTAGATACTGGACGGGAAAAGCGGAACAATTACTTCCTAAATGGTTGAAGGAAGGATGGAAGCCAGATGTCATCGTTGTCGATCCGCCAAGAACAGGATGTGATATGACATTCTTGCAAACGGTGAAAGACATCAAACCGAAGAAAATGGTGTATGTATCGTGTAATCCATCCACACTCGCAAAGGATATTTCATACTTATCGAAGCACGGATTTAAGATCGAACGACTACAGCCTGTTGATATGTTTCCACATACTTCTCACGTTGAAGTCGTCGCAACATTAGTAAGAAAGTAA
- a CDS encoding fumarate hydratase: protein MEKLKESMYQLIVETSTNLPKDVRRAIAKAKAQENAGTRAAMSLDTISENILKADENVSPICQDTGLPTFKIKTPVGVNQLKIKEAIIEAIKEATADTKLRPNSVDSLTGANSGDNLGPGTPVIKFEQWEEDYIDARLILKGGGCENKNIQYSLPTELEGLGRAGRDLDGIRKCVMHSVYQAQGQGCSAGVIGVGIGGDRTSGYELAKEQLFRTLEDTNPNEDLRKLEEYVMDNANTLGIGTMGFGGETTLLGCKIGVMNRIPASFFVSVAYNCWAYRRLGIKLDPNTGDIMDWMYQEGEKIDFKQEMEKAAASLDEVTDEVREVVLEAPITEEKIRELHVGDVVRINGTMHTGRDAIHKHLMSNDAPIDLNGQIIYHCGPVMMKDANGEYHVKAAGPTTSIREEPYQGDIMKKFGIRAVIGKGGMGPKTLKALEEHGGVYLNAIGGAAQYYAECIKKVDGVDLMEFGIPEAMWHLQVEGFTAVVTMDSHGNSLHRDVEKSSLEKLSQFKDPVFK from the coding sequence ATGGAAAAGCTGAAAGAAAGCATGTATCAACTTATTGTTGAAACATCAACGAACTTACCAAAAGACGTTCGACGCGCGATTGCTAAAGCGAAAGCACAAGAAAATGCTGGCACAAGAGCTGCAATGTCACTCGATACGATCAGTGAAAATATTTTGAAGGCGGATGAAAACGTTTCTCCGATTTGTCAGGATACAGGTCTTCCAACTTTTAAAATTAAAACGCCGGTTGGTGTCAACCAGTTAAAAATTAAAGAAGCAATCATTGAAGCCATTAAGGAAGCGACTGCTGATACAAAGCTAAGACCCAATTCAGTCGACTCACTGACAGGCGCAAACAGTGGTGATAACTTAGGACCTGGAACACCCGTCATCAAATTCGAGCAATGGGAAGAAGATTACATTGATGCTCGCCTCATTTTAAAAGGTGGCGGATGCGAAAACAAAAACATCCAATACAGTCTCCCTACTGAACTTGAAGGTTTGGGTCGTGCTGGACGTGACTTGGACGGAATTCGGAAGTGTGTGATGCACTCGGTGTACCAAGCACAAGGACAAGGTTGTAGCGCTGGTGTAATCGGTGTTGGAATCGGAGGAGACCGTACTTCTGGTTATGAACTTGCGAAAGAGCAGTTGTTCAGAACATTGGAAGACACGAATCCGAATGAAGACCTGCGCAAGCTAGAAGAGTATGTCATGGATAACGCCAATACACTTGGTATCGGAACGATGGGCTTTGGCGGAGAGACGACCTTATTAGGCTGTAAAATTGGCGTAATGAACCGAATTCCAGCAAGCTTTTTCGTATCTGTTGCCTACAATTGTTGGGCTTACCGTCGTCTCGGAATCAAGCTAGATCCGAATACAGGTGACATCATGGATTGGATGTACCAAGAAGGCGAGAAGATCGACTTTAAACAAGAAATGGAGAAAGCTGCAGCTTCATTAGATGAAGTGACAGATGAAGTGAGAGAAGTCGTGTTAGAAGCACCGATTACTGAGGAGAAAATCCGCGAGCTACATGTAGGTGACGTTGTCCGAATTAACGGTACTATGCACACAGGACGTGACGCAATCCATAAACATTTGATGAGTAACGATGCGCCAATCGATTTGAACGGCCAAATTATCTATCATTGTGGACCTGTCATGATGAAGGATGCAAATGGAGAGTATCATGTAAAAGCAGCTGGACCAACGACGAGTATTCGTGAAGAACCTTACCAAGGGGACATCATGAAGAAGTTCGGAATACGTGCCGTTATCGGAAAAGGCGGTATGGGGCCGAAAACATTAAAAGCACTAGAAGAGCATGGTGGCGTCTACTTAAATGCAATCGGCGGTGCAGCACAATATTACGCCGAATGTATTAAGAAAGTGGACGGTGTCGACTTGATGGAATTTGGAATTCCAGAAGCGATGTGGCACTTACAAGTGGAAGGATTCACTGCAGTTGTGACGATGGACTCACATGGCAACAGCTTGCACCGTGACGTAGAGAAATCTTCTCTTGAAAAATTGTCCCAATTCAAAGATCCAGTATTTAAATAA